AGGAAGGTCAGGCTCGTGATCTTCAGGCGCTGGTCCACATCGAGCGTGTCGGTCCGGAACATGTCGCGGAACGTCTGGTTCGTCAGAAGGCGCTTGGCGGTCAGGAACGGGCGGCGGCGCTCCATCAGGCGGTGCAGGGCATCGTTGGCCAGCCACACGGCGGGCAGGGTGCGCCGCTTCGTATGGTTCTCGAGCGAGAGCCGCAGCGGGCCGGGGTGCAGCTCGAGAGTGCGGTTTTCCGTGTGCAGTTCGCTCAGGACCAGGGACAGGTTCTGACGCTCGCGCGTGGGTTCGCCCTTCACGTCGATGAACTGGGCCGCATGGGTGACGGGATCGAAGACGATGACGAATTGGGGCGGGAGCTGAAGCGACAGGATAACCCGGTCGCCGGGAGGCAGCTCGACGGCATCGATCATGATGTCCTCGAGCTGTTCGTCGAGATTGTCCGGCAGGTCGATGCCGGAACTCCAGAAGACCTGCCGCAGGTATTCGGTCATCGGAAGCTTGTCGGGATTGTGGGCGGCGATTTCGCGCACCCGCGGGCTGACCGTGAACGTGACCTCGACCATTTCGTCGAGCGTCGGCTCGTAGCCGGCGGCGCACAGAGCGCAGCTGTACTCTTTCCTTTTCAGGGACCTGAGGCTGGTGCCCGCATCCATGACCCCGCCGCATCCGGGACACAGGACGTTCCAGGACATCTCGAAAAGGCCGAGCCGG
This window of the Microvirga sp. TS319 genome carries:
- a CDS encoding adenylate/guanylate cyclase domain-containing protein, with translation MSEAQKLLAVLRQSADPQIVDRIERLIDDAADHELNRINVLAFAAKHHLDEERAIAAFLHAARLGLFEMSWNVLCPGCGGVMDAGTSLRSLKRKEYSCALCAAGYEPTLDEMVEVTFTVSPRVREIAAHNPDKLPMTEYLRQVFWSSGIDLPDNLDEQLEDIMIDAVELPPGDRVILSLQLPPQFVIVFDPVTHAAQFIDVKGEPTRERQNLSLVLSELHTENRTLELHPGPLRLSLENHTKRRTLPAVWLANDALHRLMERRRPFLTAKRLLTNQTFRDMFRTDTLDVDQRLKITSLTFLFTDLKGSTELYERVGDLVAYDLVREHFRVLNEIVASEAGAVVKTIGDAVMATFPTPDHAVSAAIRMRHAMRGLNEQRGREDLLLKIGIHEGPCLAVVLNERQDYFGQTVNIASRVQSLAASHSIYATGSVVENPEAQEVIELQGLHPTLQKTLLRGINNEFSIYEIP